One Deinococcus sp. JMULE3 genomic window, TGCTCCAGGTCCTGCAGGTCGCTCAGCGTCTGGTTCACGGCCGGGAAGTCCGGGGCGGCGGTGCGCATGCTCTCCCGGGTCAGTTCCAGCAGCACCCACTGTCCCGTGGTCAGCCCGTAGGCGGGGTGGGCGTCCCGTGCGCGCTCCGGCAGAGGCTGCGGCACCAGGGACGGCGGGAGGGAGACCGTGGGGCGGGGACGGCGCGAGGCCGCCCGCAGCGCTTCACCCACCACCTGCCCAGCCGGGCGGGGGTCGGGGGCCTGCACCGGGATCTCGACTGGCGGTTGCGCCTCGAGCGCCGGGGGGTCACTTTGCGGTTGATCGGAAAGGATCCGCGCCGCACTTTGCGATTGCTCGACGCGCTGCACGCCCTGCCGATCCTCGATCTGCCGGCGGGTGGCCCGGCGCTCGGCGCCGCTGCACCGGGCCATCAGCTGGCCGCCGTGCTGCCCGCGCGGGCGCTGCTGCTGAACCCGCCGCGGCTGACGGTCGGGGCGCTGTACGTGTTGACCCGGCCGGTGGGGGAGAGCTGCAGGCCACTGCGGGCGACCTTCCCGGTCTGGTCGTAGCCGAGGTAGGACGTGCCGCTGGCGCCGCGGCTGGTGTACGGCCCCCAGTAGATGACGCGGCCGCTGCTGCCGACCCGCTCACCCGCGCAGGGGTTGGTGAGGCCGCGCTGGAGTTCGCGCTTGTACGCCACGCGGCACTCCGCGTCGGTGCGGAACGCGCGGCGGCCGTACCCGTCGAGATCCACGTCGTCCGCGCACGCGGCGAGCAGGGCAGGCAGGGCAGTGGCCAGGAGAGGCAGGTGGAATTTCTTCATAGGGTGACCTCGGGGAGGGGAGAGGTGATCGGTGGGGAACGGCTGGACATCTGTGCTCACAAGCTCACCCACTCACGTGGTGTCAGGTGAGCGGGCTCGCATGGGTGCGTGTCGGCGTCCAGGCTGACGAGCATTTCGACCTCGTACGCGGCCGAGCGGTCGTGAGCGTGACTCGGATCGGGTGGCAGATCCTAAATCAACCGGCGGGGTGGGGCGGCGAGCTCTTCTGGGACTGCCTACGGCTCCTCGGAATGCCGTTCCCAACCGACAGGACATCAGTGTCAGGTGCTGAGCCAACCCTAAACGGGATGGAGTATATTTTTGATGTATGGGACAGAAACAACATTATGTACCTAAAAGTTATCTAAGAAATTTTTTAAATAATGAAAGTGGCAACTTTGTTGTATATGATAAGCTGAGCAATTCAAAGCGCTTAGGCAAAGCCAATAATCAGATTGCAGCTGAGGATGATTTCTATAAAGCAAATCCTTCCATTTTTAGCATTGAAGTGGATGATAATGTTATTGAAAAATTTTTTTCTGAACACGCAGATTCAAGGCCCAGCAAATTTCCAGAATATTGTGCAGACTTAGGGAATGGTAGAATTAGCATCGAAAGATTTAAAGAACTCTGCGTGGTGTACATTTATTTTCAGTTTGTGAGAGTTCCACAAGAATTGCCAAAAGAGCGAAGATCCGAAGAATCAAAAATAGATCATATTAGATATATGTTTAATAGGAATCGAATTGAAAGATTTACCCGAAGAGCATTATCTGCGAAGTGGGTAATATTAAAAGGTTCAAACGAATTCCCAATATTTACCAGCGATAACCCCGTTATACCTTTCTACAATAATGAAGAAGGTGCATCATTTGATCTAAATACATTTATGAATAAAACCTACGATATCGGATCTGATGCCTTTTCCTTCAATTTTATATTCCCCATCACGAAGGATTACATCATTTATATATACGATTCCGAAGAGAGAGACACATTTAGTAGCAATGGAAGTGTAATCAACTTAGATGAAGCATTGTATAGAAAACTAGCGATGGCTATTGCCAATTCAGGCGTCAGAATTCTAATTTTCCCCTCGGATGAATCTTTTACAACGGCATATCATTACTTAGATTTTGAATTGCTATCTCAGATAAAAATGCACTAGATACATTAATGAATCTACGAGATTCTTCTTGAGTAATACTTATTAAGTAATTATCGATCAAAAACCATACTGGACGCCATAAACATCTCCGCCGTCATTCCGTATGGGTGAGTCGCAACCATCTGAAACGTACCCGACCTCAGTAATGCAGTGTTCAATCGCACCGTCGTCCGTATCATGTGCACTCCGCAGGGAGGTCCAATGGTTGGAATGCATTGATTGCCAATTATTCAAACTTAAGTCGCCACAGAGAGGTATTGAGGCAGCTTAGAACTCGTTTCACAACTCCATCCAGCGTCGAACGCATTCAAATTGACGTCCGCCGATCGTGGAAAGGCCCTGACTACCCTTCAAAACGCACAGTAGGCAGCAGAAAGTCGGCTCCTGTACGGTATTTCTGCGATGAAAACCCTTGGGAACCGACCACCTCACGATACCTTGCAGACCGCCTTGCGGTCTGCTTTCCCTGTGGACGCCCGCCGCCTCGTCGTCTTCACGGCACTGATCCTGGCGGTCATTCAGGCGCGCACCGTCGTCCTGTACAGCTTGAAGACACACGTCGCTCTCCCAGGCTCGTTGACGACTCGGTATCAGCGGCTCTGCCGGTTCGTCCAGTTCCCGTTTCCTGAGGCGCTGTTCCCCCGATTCGCCTTGTCCTTTCTCCCGCCCGGCCCAGTCGACCTCATTCTCGACCGCACCAACTGGAAACTTGGACAGCAGGACGTCAATATTCTCCTGCTCTCTGCCGTGTGGAACGGGTTCAGTTTGCCGCTGATGTGGACACTGCTCCCGCACGGGGGGGCCAGTCGTTCCTGTGTCCGGGAAGCGCTCGTGGAGCGCTTCCTGAAGCTCTGCCCAGATCGGGAGATCCGGTGCCTGCTCGCGGATCGTGAATTCATTGGGCAGCACTGGTTTCGATTCCTCGACCAGCACGGGATTGCGCCCTGCATTCGTCTCCCAGCTCGCGCTACGATCGGCGCGTACTGCATGCCGGTCTGGGCAGTCTTCAAGAACCTTCAGGTGGGTGAAGTCAGGGTCTGGCATCGCCAGACCCGCATCTACGGTGTGAATCTGCGGGTGGCGGCCACGAAAAACGCAGCCGGTGAAATGCTGTACCTGGCGTATCGGGGCCACGCCCTGCCGAACATGCGCCGGTATGCCCTGCGCTGGCAAACAGAGAATCTGCACGCCGCGTTGAAAACCAGAGGGTTCAACCTGGAAGATACGGGTCTGACACGCGCCGAACGAGTGTCTTCGCTCCTGACGGTCGTCAGCGTCGCCTTCATCTGGGCGTGCGTGACGGGCGAGGTCGTAGCACGTCGAACGGCGACCAAAGTAAGGAAACACGGACACCGTGCGGTGTCCGTGTTTCGACTCGGGCTTGATCATCTCCAAGATCTTCTGCTGCATCCGTCCGGCGCATCCTGGCGCGCCTTGAGCACACTCATGCCCCGTTTTGAGGGGTAGTCAGCAATAAGCCTCCCCAGCTTTTGTGCTAAACGGCATTCAATCTTTTTTACAGGAAATCACGCCACAGGAAGTCACACCATAAAATTACGTTCCTTTAGTTCAAACAGTTTAATGTTTAAAGTTATGTTCTAAAACATTAATTATTTATTTAACTTCCGCCATGACTCCACACTTGCGCCAACCAGTCGAGCTGAGACTGTTACGCTCATCGAAATTCAAGACATCGGGGGTACTTCAATGCGTGCCATTGCGCTCATTTGTCTCTTCGTCTGCCTGCTTGTCTCATCAGCACAGGCTTTCGCTGGCATAACGAGAGGTGATCTACATGGCTCATCCTTTAAACAGGACATGAGTACTTCGGCTGTCCAGCCGACCATCTATCTATTTGTCAGACCGGACTGCTCATCCTGTGCATTACAAATCTCGCATTTGGCCGTAATACAGAAGCAACTTGGCGGCATCCGAGTTTCGCTCATCGTTCCAGATGAAGCGGTCGCTCGAAGAACTCTGCTGGCTGGCAGCTCTATAACTGCGGAAGTACAAGAGGACAGGGACGCCAAAATCGCCGTCCAGTACGGCTTAAAATCCATCCCTGCAATCGTATTTGTCGACTCAGGGAGTGTCATTCGGGGATTCTACGAAGGTCTACTGTCATTAGAGGAATTGGAGAAGTTGGCAAGTGAATTTTCTCAAGGTGATTTGAAAACTGTGTTGTACGCCAAAGGTGCCCCCGGCGCCAGAGCTACGCCAATAGAAGGTGTGGCTTGGATTGACTCCAGGTATACATTGCTGGTCTTCCATCAATTTGATTGTGAATTTTGCAGGCAAGAATTGCCTAAAGTCATCCAGTTAAGCTATGACAAGCCAAGTCTGCGGATGTTTGTGATCGCTCCAAGTAATATAAGCGAAACGCAATCTCAATTTAAGAGTGCTGGCGCAAAAAACAACATAGATATTTTATCTGATGAGTTAAGTAATCGAAAAATATATAATGAGTATAACGTCAAAGCAACGCCGACATTCATACTCATCAATGAACTTGGGGAGATCACATGGAGACTTACTGGATCAGGCACAGGCAACACATCTTTGCAGAAGATACCCATTAGGTGATGTCTACGAAGGTTGCGAAGGGAGAAATCATGAAAGGATTTGTCAGTGTCTTCGTTCTTTTGGCCCTGTCGTGGGGTGGGGGGCAGTCGCGCAGGCGCAAGCTGGAGACGCGGCTTCGAGTGCTCCAGCAGGAGCTTTGGTTGGGGCAAACCTGCCGGAGGTGAGCGTCTCCACCACTGGCAGCGCCGCGTCCACCCCGGTGTCCGCTGATGCTGCTTGGGCAGCCCTCGTAGAGGAAAACGCTGGTGAGGCGGAACCGCAGGACCTTTTGGATTGTTTCTTGAGATGCTCACTGCTGTGCCCACGTGCAGTTTCGCCGCCGCTTGTTGCCGCGTGCTACATTGCTTGTACGGCAGTGTGCGAGGCCAACAGTCAATAGCTTTGGATGAGTAACTTGAGGGGCCTCTCGTGCCCCTCAAAAAATATTGAGGCGGTGGGCGACAATGCAAATCAACCCAACTGAGTTCTTGGTTCCTGGAGAGTTCGTTTTCCAGATGGCGACTGGACAGGAATTGCACCGAAAAGTCTCTCAAATTGATGACCAACGATTCGAGGTCATTAGTTCAATGGGCGACTCCGAAGCCGGAGAAACCAAAGAAGTGTATTTGGTGGCCCCGGACGGAATTTACTGCCACGGAGCCCAGATTCCTCGCAGTGAGAATGGCGACGATGTGCGATCGTCTAGCCCTGTCCTTGAGTTGCCAGCAGCAGCTGAGCATGGTCAGACGGTTGCCAAGAGTGACCGATTAGAAGATGGGCAACTGTCGCTCTTAGACGTGACGAAGTGGGAAGAACGGCCGTGTTACGTAGTTCGTACGGCTACAGATGCGATCACTTTCGACCGCTGGTGGGTTGCTGGGCTCGGAATCGTACGCGAGCGTTTCGAGTGGCCCCAGGAAGCGATTGTCAATGAGTGGGAGCTTGTTCGGCGGAAGTGAGGTCGTGGGCCGCTTCGGCTCAAACATTCGGGGTAAATAATGCACCCACGCTGTGCGGAAGGCTCGATCACGCGCAAGACGCTCTGGCCGGACCACCCTTACTGGGGCACGCGTTTGAGCGCCAGACGCTGGAGGCGAAGCGACAGTTGGTGAATTGTTGGAGTGTCTCATTGCAATTGACGGCGAAGAGGGCCCCCGGTGTGGGGGCCCTCTCTTATTTATTCCGGTATGAGCGAGCGACGGAAGACCGAGTTGGGAAGTACTCCGTGTATGGCGAATCTTCAGCTTGACCCATCAACCACCGCAAGAACGGCGTTTGTGTGCCCAGCAGCTTCTCACCGCAAACGAGCTAGTTCCAAAAAGGCCCGCCCAAGTGCCCAGCGTTTCCGAAAGTACGGTGTCCACCGGCAAACAGCGCCTGTGAGAGCGAGGGGCTTCCAGTCCACCCGAGCTCCTAAGTGTCAACGACCTGACTACCCTTCAAAACGCACAGTAGGCAGCAGAAAGTCGGCTCCTGTACGGTATTTCTGCGATGAAAACCCTTGGGAACCGACCACCTCACGATACCTTGCAGACCGCCTTGCGGTCTGCTTTCCCTGTGGACGCCCGCCGCCTCGTCGTCTTCACGGCACTGATCCTGGCGGTCATTCAGGCGCGCACCGTCGTCCTGTACAGCTTGAAGACACACGTCGCTCTCCCAGGCTCGTTGACGACTCGGTATCAGCGGCTCTGCCGGTTCGTCCAGTTCCCGTTTCCTGAGGCGCTGTTCCCCCGATTCGCCTTGTCCTTTCTCCCGCCCGGCCCAGTCGACCTCATTCTCGACCGCACCAACTGGAAACTTGGACAGCAGGACGTCAATATTGTCCTGCTCTCTGCCGTGTGGAACGGGTTCAGTTTGCCGCTGATGTGGACACTGCTCCCGCACGGGGGGGCCAGTCGTTCCTGTGTCCGGGAAGCGCTCGTGGAGCGCTTCCTGAAGCTCTGCCCAGATCGGGAGATCCGGTGCCTGCTCGCGGATCGTGAATTCATTGGGCAGCACTGGTTTCGATTCCTCGACCAGCACGGGATTGCGCCCTGCATTCGTCTCCCAGCTCGCGCTACGATCGGCGCGTACTGCATGCCGGTCTGGGCAGTCTTCAAGAACCTTCAGGTGGGTGAAGTCAGGGTCTGGCATCGCCAGACCCGCATCTACGGTGTGAATCTGCGGGTGGCGGCCACGAAAAACGCAGCCGGTGAAATGCTGTACCTGGCGTATCGGGGCCGCGCCCTGCCGAACATGCGCCGGTATGCCCTGCGCTGGCAAACAGAGAATCTGCACGCCGCGTTGAAAACCAGAGGGTTCAACCTGGAAGATACGGGTCTGACAC contains:
- a CDS encoding IS4 family transposase, yielding MKTLGNRPPHDTLQTALRSAFPVDARRLVVFTALILAVIQARTVVLYSLKTHVALPGSLTTRYQRLCRFVQFPFPEALFPRFALSFLPPGPVDLILDRTNWKLGQQDVNILLLSAVWNGFSLPLMWTLLPHGGASRSCVREALVERFLKLCPDREIRCLLADREFIGQHWFRFLDQHGIAPCIRLPARATIGAYCMPVWAVFKNLQVGEVRVWHRQTRIYGVNLRVAATKNAAGEMLYLAYRGHALPNMRRYALRWQTENLHAALKTRGFNLEDTGLTRAERVSSLLTVVSVAFIWACVTGEVVARRTATKVRKHGHRAVSVFRLGLDHLQDLLLHPSGASWRALSTLMPRFEG
- a CDS encoding DUF4238 domain-containing protein; its protein translation is MGQKQHYVPKSYLRNFLNNESGNFVVYDKLSNSKRLGKANNQIAAEDDFYKANPSIFSIEVDDNVIEKFFSEHADSRPSKFPEYCADLGNGRISIERFKELCVVYIYFQFVRVPQELPKERRSEESKIDHIRYMFNRNRIERFTRRALSAKWVILKGSNEFPIFTSDNPVIPFYNNEEGASFDLNTFMNKTYDIGSDAFSFNFIFPITKDYIIYIYDSEERDTFSSNGSVINLDEALYRKLAMAIANSGVRILIFPSDESFTTAYHYLDFELLSQIKMH
- a CDS encoding IS4 family transposase, with the translated sequence MKTLGNRPPHDTLQTALRSAFPVDARRLVVFTALILAVIQARTVVLYSLKTHVALPGSLTTRYQRLCRFVQFPFPEALFPRFALSFLPPGPVDLILDRTNWKLGQQDVNIVLLSAVWNGFSLPLMWTLLPHGGASRSCVREALVERFLKLCPDREIRCLLADREFIGQHWFRFLDQHGIAPCIRLPARATIGAYCMPVWAVFKNLQVGEVRVWHRQTRIYGVNLRVAATKNAAGEMLYLAYRGRALPNMRRYALRWQTENLHAALKTRGFNLEDTGLTRAERVSSLLTVVSVAFIWACVTGEVVARRTATKVKKHGHRAVSVFRLGLDHLQDLLLHPSGASWRALSTLMPRFEG
- a CDS encoding thioredoxin fold domain-containing protein; the encoded protein is MRAIALICLFVCLLVSSAQAFAGITRGDLHGSSFKQDMSTSAVQPTIYLFVRPDCSSCALQISHLAVIQKQLGGIRVSLIVPDEAVARRTLLAGSSITAEVQEDRDAKIAVQYGLKSIPAIVFVDSGSVIRGFYEGLLSLEELEKLASEFSQGDLKTVLYAKGAPGARATPIEGVAWIDSRYTLLVFHQFDCEFCRQELPKVIQLSYDKPSLRMFVIAPSNISETQSQFKSAGAKNNIDILSDELSNRKIYNEYNVKATPTFILINELGEITWRLTGSGTGNTSLQKIPIR